Proteins co-encoded in one Euleptes europaea isolate rEulEur1 chromosome 1, rEulEur1.hap1, whole genome shotgun sequence genomic window:
- the LOC130487760 gene encoding N6-adenosine-methyltransferase TMT1A-like: MVLVPLFQGCVKLLALPIYVLSFLGYWDSICKRIFPYFISKFSKHYNQKVHREKELLFSNLEDFTRSSGQLLLLEIGAGSGANFQFYPPGCQVTCTDPNPNFQKYLQQSMAENQHLQYERFIVASGEDLHQVSDSSVDVVVCTLVLCSVASVPAVLKEVLRILRRGGAFYFMEHVAADRSSWGYFWQQIYDPTWKYLGDGCSLIRETWKDLEKGNFSELKLRHINAPLNWTPTRPHILGYAVK; this comes from the exons ATGGTGCTGGTCCCGCTCTTCCAAGGCTGTGTCAAACTCCTTGCACTGCCCATTTATGTGCTCTCCTTCCTGGGGTACTGGGATTCTATTTGTAAGAGAATCTTCCCCTATTTCATAAGCAAGTTTAGCAAACACTATAACCAAAAGGTTCACAGGGAAAAGGAGCTGCTGTTCAGCAACCTGGAGGACTTCACTCGGTCTTCAGGACAGCTCTTACTGCTTGAGATTGGCGCAGGCAGTGGGGCCAATTTTCAGTTCTACCCGCCAGGCTGTCAGGTAACATGCACTGACCCGAACCCCAACTTTCAAAAATATCTCCAGCAGAGCATGGCTGAgaaccagcatctccagtatGAGCGTTTCATAGTGGCCTCTGGAGAGGATCTACATCAGGTGTCTGACAGCTCTGTGGATGTGGTGGTTTGCACACTGGTTCTGTGCTCTGTGGCCAGTGTCCCAGCTGTTCTAAAGGAAGTCCTGAGAATTCTCAGACGg gGTGGTGCATTTTATTTCATGGAACATGTAGCTGCTGACCGATCCAGCTGGGGCTACTTTTGGCAGCAAATCTATGATCCcacctggaaatatttgggagatGGCTGTTCCTTGATAAGAGAGACTTGGAAGGATCTGGAGAAGGGGAACTTCTCTGAACTGAAGCTGCGGCACATAAATGCCCCACTGAACTGGACCCCCACACGTCCCCATATTCTTGGTTACGCTGTGAAATGA